Proteins from a single region of Caloramator sp. E03:
- the ispE gene encoding 4-(cytidine 5'-diphospho)-2-C-methyl-D-erythritol kinase — protein sequence MDEIKIVCPAKINLSLDVLGKREDGYHFVKMLMQSISLEDLITVRKSNNEIKIYCDTKDVPCNETNSAYKAAKLMFEKFNISGGVEILIDKKIPVAAGLAGGSTDAAGVIKAVNELYDLKLSLDEMMKIGVNIGADVPFCILGGTALAEGIGEILTPIKPLGGLWCVLAKPQFSVSTREVYSKLKIDEIPKHPDIERLIGYIEKGDYVNLAENMVNVLENVTIKEYPIIFEIKNIMMEFNALGSLMSGSGPTVFGMFESKNAAEKCYNRLRDYLKEVFLVKTCN from the coding sequence ATGGACGAAATTAAAATTGTATGTCCCGCTAAGATAAATCTTTCCCTTGATGTTTTAGGAAAGAGAGAAGATGGATATCATTTTGTTAAAATGCTAATGCAAAGTATAAGCCTTGAGGATTTAATTACCGTAAGAAAAAGTAATAATGAGATTAAAATTTATTGTGATACTAAAGATGTTCCTTGTAATGAAACTAATTCTGCATATAAAGCAGCAAAACTTATGTTTGAAAAATTTAATATTTCTGGAGGGGTTGAAATCCTCATTGATAAAAAAATACCTGTTGCAGCAGGGCTTGCAGGGGGAAGTACTGATGCAGCAGGTGTTATAAAGGCAGTAAATGAACTTTATGACTTGAAATTGTCACTTGATGAGATGATGAAAATAGGAGTTAATATAGGAGCTGATGTTCCATTTTGCATTTTAGGCGGGACAGCACTTGCAGAAGGAATAGGAGAAATATTAACCCCCATAAAGCCTTTAGGTGGACTTTGGTGTGTACTTGCAAAACCTCAATTTTCAGTATCGACAAGGGAGGTTTATAGCAAACTTAAAATAGATGAAATACCAAAGCATCCTGATATTGAAAGATTGATAGGCTATATTGAAAAAGGCGATTACGTAAACCTTGCAGAAAACATGGTAAATGTTTTAGAAAATGTTACTATAAAGGAATATCCTATTATATTTGAAATAAAAAATATAATGATGGAATTTAATGCTTTAGGGAGTCTTATGAGTGGAAGTGGGCCAACGGTTTTTGGGATGTTTGAAAGTAAAAATGCTGCGGAGAAATGCTATAATAGATTAAGGGATTACCTTAAAGAAGTTTTCCTTGTTAAAACTTGCAATTAG